A stretch of Henckelia pumila isolate YLH828 chromosome 4, ASM3356847v2, whole genome shotgun sequence DNA encodes these proteins:
- the LOC140862159 gene encoding uncharacterized protein, whose protein sequence is MQAYLSALDDAMWFFIIDGPLAITKINTAIALYGGGPQYIEKQRIEWTAEDKKKANLDNVAKDILYKTLDKNTFSNIKTCKTGKEIWEKLIQLCEGNEQTKENKLSVATQKFDNIRMKSGESMTEFDERVSSIVIELNGLGKTYPNREVILKVIRGLPKE, encoded by the coding sequence ATGCAAGCATATCTATCAGCATTAGATGATGCCATGTGGTTTTTCATCATTGATGGACCTCTTGCGATCACCAAAATCAATACTGCTATAGCTCTTTATGGCGGTGGTCCACAGTACATTGAGAAACAAAGAATTGAGTGGACTGCTGAAGATAAAAAAAAGGCGAATCTTGATAATGTGGCTAAAGATATCTTGTATAAAACTCTTGACAAGAACACCTTCAGCAATATCAAAACGTGCAAAACTGGGaaagaaatttgggagaaaCTGATTCAACTCTGTGAAGGAAATGAACAGACTAAAGAAAACAAACTGTCTGTTGCTACTCAAAAGTTTGACAACATCAGGATGAAATCTGGTGAATCAATGACAGAATTTGATGAGAGAGTAAGCAGCATTGTTATTGAGCTTAATGGTTTGGGAAAGACATATCCCAATAGGGAAGTCATTCTCAAAGTTATTCGAGGCCTTCCCAAAGAATAA